A single window of Nicotiana tomentosiformis chromosome 1, ASM39032v3, whole genome shotgun sequence DNA harbors:
- the LOC104107731 gene encoding putative E3 ubiquitin-protein ligase RF298: MVDHNSTDDANEKSLVLSDQEKGSRNKRKFLSEFPPSDSPVLSLTEFPRYELLEKKLQSTLNQLKSLDGGCQQGVERSADADWEEPITCQLEELLSQNLSATFRSAVKRIVECGYSEEIAERVILRSGLYHGTKDTVSNIVDGALALLSREKDFDTSRHLAFSDLHGLVEYTMLEMICVLREVKPAFTVAEAMWCLLIWDLNLVHACTVEGDILDELCSQESLGDSLKTEASETTQSNPDKLQLSKPSIAIAQSKVAVASAAPQEPTSKNSHVRQAAIGKGSSVPLPEAEAKSLPTSSRGHKQNPSKAAVLEDKSGAGRKGSSLNSKKDLLRQKTFQFEKNYKGRMGKGSIKAKLSAWGNMVLDKTLNPPSGSSGAATKSSSSKVNTSVKNSSPIAEGSSDSLCPCSSTAPATDDSGVQDTVITSPAVNKKDPSSLALDPKSSIKAPGGSTTSSSEVPDYYAGIPYDESLGKYVPQNERDAAILLLTPHMKTLQKELQRWTDWANEKVMQAARRLGKDQAELKMLRQEKEDAERSQKEKQMLEESTTKRLSEMEHALSNASGQIELAGSTLHRLEGENAVLKKEMDAAKLFSAVSAINMHKALATEQETVKKYQAGEVEKRSLQEELSMLKHETSDLQQRQEKVNKRLDQFEVLWKQEERQKQRFVQQADSLKAEREQLGVQGKAAEDNLREKAESSMQKLKENIQKLESEISQLKLQSESSKIEALKRGINVGLPPNIRKSLAGYEDNFGSTVKMERECVMCMTEEMSVVFLPCAHQVLCAKCNMLHEKQGMNDCPSCRTPIKMRINVRFAHS, from the exons ATGGTTGATCATAACAGCACTGATGATGCCAATGAAAAGTCATTGGTGCTTTCGGACCAGGAAAAAGGAAGTAGGAACAAGAGGAAGTTCTTATCTGAGTTTCCTCCTAGTGATTCCCCTGTCCTGTCTCTTACTGAGTTTCCAAGATATGAATTATTAGAGAAAAAACTGCAAAGCACTCTTAATCAGCTCAAGTCATTAGATGGTGGGTGTCAACAAGGAGTGGAAAGGTCAGCAGATGCAGATTGGGAAGAACCAATAACATGTCAACTCGAGGAACTTTTATCACAAAACCTGTCTGCTACTTTCCGGAGTGCAGTCAAGAGGATTGTTGAGTGTGGATACAGTGAGGAAATTGCTGAACGGGTTATATTGAGGAGTGGCCTCTATCATGGTACCAAAGATACCGTCTCAAATATTGTTGATGGTGCTTTGGCTTTACTGAGTAGGGAAAAGGATTTTGATACCTCTAGACATCTCGCGTTTTCTGATTTACATGGGCTGGTAGAGTACACCATGCTGGAGATGATATGTGTGCTGAGGGAGGTTAAGCCAGCTTTCACAGTTGCTGAAGCAATGTGGTGCCTCTTAATATGGGACTTGAACCTGGTACATGCATGTACGGTGGAAGGTGATATTCTCGATGAGTTATGCAGTCAAGAAAGTCTAGGCGATAGCTTGAAGACTGAGGCTTCTGAGACTACTCAGTCAAACCCAGATAAACTACAGTTGTCAAAACCTTCCATCGCCATTGCTCAATCCAAAGTTGCTGTTGCTAGTGCAGCCCCTCAAGAACCGACTTCTAAAAATTCACATGTTCGTCAAGCGGCAATAGGGAAAGGAAGTTCAGTACCTCTTCCAGAAGCAGAGGCTAAATCCTTACCCACCAGCAGCAGGGGGCATAAGCAGAATCCCTCGAAAGCAGCAGTGTTAGAAGATAAGTCGGGAGCTGGTAGAAAGGGGTCATCCCTAAACTCCAAGAAGGATCTTCTTAGGCAAAAGACATTTCAGTTTGAGAAGAATTACAAAGGCCGTATGGGTAAGGGTTCCATTAAGGCAAAACTCTCTGCCTGGGGCAATATGGTTTTGGACAAGACACTCAACCCTCCGTCAGGTTCTTCTGGTGCAGCAACGAAGAGTTCTTCCTCTAAAGTAAATACTTCAGTTAAAAACAGTAGTCCTATAGCAGAAGGAAGTTCTGATAGTCTATGCCCTTGTTCATCCACTGCACCTGCAACTGACGACTCTGGCGTGCAAGATACTGTTATTACATCGCCCGCTGTAAACAAAAAGGATCCTTCATCATTAGCTTTGGATCCTAAGTCTAGTATAAAGGCCCCAGGCGGCAGCACAACTAGCTCTTCTGAGGTTCCAGATTATTATGCTGGTATCCCATATGATGAGTCTCTGGGGAAATATGTCCCTCAAAATGAGAGAGATGCTGCTATTTTGTTGCTAACTCCCCATATGAAAACACTGCAGAAAGAGCTCCAACGGTGGACTGATTGGGCAAATGAGAAGGTAATGCAGGCTGCTCGGAGGCTTGGCAAGGATCAGGCGGAGCTTAAAATGTTGAGGCAAGAGAAAGAAGATGCTGAAAGATCTCAAAAGGAAAAACAAATGCTGGAGGAAAGCACCACGAAGAGGCTTTCCGAGATGGAGCATGCATTGTCAAATGCTAGTGGCCAGATTGAGTTGGCTGGTTCTACTCTTCACAGGCTGGAGGGGGAGAATGCTGTGCTAAAGAAGGAGATGGATGCCGCAAAGCTCTTTTCCGCAGTGTCTGCTATAAACATGCATAAAGCTTTAGCAACAGAGCAGGAGACAGTGAAGAAGTATCAAGCAGGAGAGGTGGAGAAGCGCTCATTGCAGGAGGAACTCTCTATGCTCAAGCATGAAACATCTGATTTACAGCAGCGACAAGAGAAAGTCAACAAGCGCCTGGACCAGTTTGAG GTTCTATGGAAGCAGGAGGAAAGGCAGAAACAAAGGTTTGTACAGCAAGCTGATTCCTTGAAAGCTGAAAGAGAACAACTCGGTGTTCAGGGAAAAGCGGCGGAGGATAATTTGAGAGAAAAGGCAGAGAGCAGCATGCAAAAGCTTAAAGAAAATATCCAAAAGCTTGAGAGTGAAATCTCCCAGTTGAAATTGCAGTCTGAAAGTTCAAAAATAGAGGCACTTAAAAGAGGCATTAATGTGGGGCTACCTCCTAATATCAGAAAGAGTTTAGCAGGCTATGAGGATAATTTTGGCTCTACAGTAAAGATGGAGAGGGAGTGTGTTATGTGTATGACTGAGGAGATGTCGGTGGTTTTTCTCCCTTGTGCACATCAAGTCCTTTGTGCAAAATGCAACATGCTTCATGAAAAGCAAGGAATGAATGACTGCCCTTCTTGTAGGACCCCAATTAAGATGCGGATTAATGTCCGCTTTGCTCATTCTTAA
- the LOC104107733 gene encoding uncharacterized protein produces MLRVLNQKLKKFCFGLRWPIRRRSKTKIKITVKQLGKSNSKSHSQLESDKEPANANGSALIHPSNGHELGRSKSGRTIRVATFNAALFSMAPALPKKIDRSASFDFENDDYYSCNLRAKSSNDRPKSILKQSPLHPSKEADTLLKKQAFAKSKLRVSINLPDNEISLKKSGQLSFLGCDSERFLGSGICRGKAPLRSTVSMPRIDGQSYRSTRTVLEVLRELNADILALQDVKAVEEKGMKPLSDLAAALGMNYVFAESWAPEYGNAIMSKWPIKSWKIQKIFDDSDFRNVLKATIDVPRVGEFNFYCTHLDHLDENWRMKQINAVIQSSDKPHIIAGGLNSLDETDYSPERWTDIVKYYEEMGKPTPKVEVMKHLKSKEYTDAKDFAGECESVVMIAKGQSVQGTCKYGTRVDYILSSSDSPYKFVPGSYSVFSSKGTSDHHIVKVDMVKVDTGSQQHVNKKRRQAKHKVVRITHSNPNKGVWKIDT; encoded by the exons ATGCTAAGAGTTCTCAACCAAAAGCTGAAGAAGTTTTGTTTTGGTCTAAGATGGCCTATACGCCGCCGTTCAAAGACCAAGATCAAGATTACTGTCAAACAGCTAGGAAAATCTAATTCCAAGTCTCATTCTCAGCTTGAATCAGATAAAGAACCAGCTAATGCAAATGGGTCTGCGCTGATCCATCCCAGTAATGGGCATGAATTGGGTCGTTCTAAATCTGGACGTACAATTCGTGTAGCTACATTCAATGCTGCCCTTTTCTCTATGGCACCAGCACTTCCAAAGAAGATTGACAGGTCAGCTAGTTTTGACTTTGAAAATGATGATTATTACTCCTGTAATTTAAGAGCAAAATCATCAAATGATCGTCCTAAGAGTATACTCAAACAATCTCCTCTGCATCCTAGTAAAGAAGCTGATACTCTATTAAAGAAGCAAGCTTTTGCTAAATCAAAGTTAAGGGTGTCCATAAATTTACCAgataatgaaatatctttgaaGAAAAGTGGGCAATTAAGCTTTTTGGGATGTGATAGTGAGAGGTTTTTAGGAAGTGGAATATGCAGGGGAAAGGCTCCTTTAAGGTCTACAGTAAGTATGCCACGTATAGATGGTCAGAGTTATAGAAGTACAAGAACTGTTCTTGAAGTATTGAGAGAGTTGAATGCTGATATTTTAGCATTGCAAGATGTTAAAGCAGTGGAGGAGAAAGGTATGAAGCCGTTATCGGATTTGGCTGCTGCTTTGGGGATGAATTATGTATTTGCAGAGAGCTGGGCTCCTGAGTATGGCAATGCTATTATGTCAAAATGGCCTATTAAGTCTTGGAAGATACAAAAGATCTTTGACGACTCCGATTTCAG AAATGTTCTAAAGGCCACAATTGATGTTCCTCGAGTTGGAGAATTCAATTTCTACTGCACTCACCTTGATCACTTGGATGAGAATTGGCGTATGAAGCAAATTAATGCTGTAATCCAATCCTCTGATAAGCCACACATTATAGCCGGGGGATTAAATTCTCTAGACGAAACAGATTACTCTCCAGAAAGATGGACAGATATTGTAAAG TATTATGAAGAAATGGGAAAGCCAACACCAAAGGTTGAGGTAATGAAGCATTTGAAGAGTAAAGAGTATACTGATGCTAAAGATTTTGCTGGGGAATGCGAGTCTGTTGTCATGATTGCCAAAGGACAGA GTGTGCAGGGAACGTGCAAGTATGGAACTCGAGTGGATTACATACTCTCATCATCGGATTCACCATACAAGTTTGTTCCAGGCTCATACTCCGTTTTCTCCTCAAAAGGAACTTCTGATCATCACATAGTAAAAGTTGATATGGTAAAAGTAGATACTGGTTCTCAACAACATGTCAACAAGAAACGGCGGCAAGCAAAACATAAAGTAGTCAGGATTACTCATTCAAATCCAAACAAGGGTGTATGGAAAATAGACACATGA